The Halobellus sp. MBLA0158 genome has a window encoding:
- a CDS encoding biotin--[acetyl-CoA-carboxylase] ligase: MNDTRRDVLAALEDGPVEGPALADRLGVSRAAVWKHIEFLRDAGFEIESADDGYEVASVPEYGAAAIEFGLDAPYRIEYHDRLPSTNDRARELAADGEEDVVVVADEQTGGRGRLDREWRSPAGGVWASLLVRPRRPPAEVPIYTLAAAVAVARAAREAGVDARIKWPNDVLVAAEDDGRDDAGRTERKLSGILTEMEGEADRVSWLVVGIGVNANVDADALPPGATSLRAEVGDVDRRVFLQRVLERFAELTGEGADPSDILDAWREYAATLGRRVRVETPTETIEGEAVDVRLPGSLVVRTDDGERVVSAGDCEHLRPSDSE, translated from the coding sequence ATGAACGACACCCGACGCGACGTCCTGGCGGCGCTCGAAGACGGGCCGGTCGAGGGACCGGCGCTGGCCGACCGCCTGGGCGTGTCGCGGGCGGCGGTCTGGAAGCACATCGAATTCCTCCGGGACGCAGGCTTCGAAATCGAGAGCGCCGACGACGGCTACGAGGTCGCCTCCGTTCCGGAGTACGGCGCCGCGGCGATCGAGTTCGGCCTCGACGCGCCGTACCGGATCGAGTACCACGACCGGCTCCCGAGCACGAACGACCGCGCCCGCGAGCTCGCGGCCGACGGCGAGGAAGACGTAGTGGTGGTCGCAGACGAGCAGACGGGCGGCCGCGGTCGGCTCGACCGCGAGTGGCGATCACCCGCCGGCGGCGTCTGGGCCAGCCTGCTCGTGCGCCCGCGACGCCCCCCCGCGGAGGTGCCGATCTACACCCTCGCCGCGGCGGTCGCCGTCGCCCGCGCCGCCCGCGAGGCCGGCGTCGACGCCCGGATCAAGTGGCCGAACGACGTGCTCGTGGCGGCCGAGGACGACGGACGCGACGATGCGGGACGCACAGAGCGGAAGCTCTCGGGGATCCTGACGGAGATGGAGGGCGAAGCCGACCGGGTCTCGTGGCTCGTCGTCGGCATCGGCGTGAACGCGAACGTCGACGCCGACGCGCTGCCCCCCGGGGCGACGAGCCTCCGGGCCGAGGTCGGCGACGTCGACCGTCGGGTGTTCCTCCAGCGCGTGCTGGAGCGGTTCGCTGAGCTGACCGGCGAGGGCGCCGATCCGAGCGACATCTTGGACGCGTGGCGCGAGTACGCCGCGACGCTCGGGCGTCGCGTCCGCGTCGAGACGCCGACCGAGACGATCGAGGGCGAGGCCGTCGACGTCCGGCTCCCCGGCAGCCTCGTGGTCCGCACCGACGACGGCGAGCGCGTCGTCAGCGCCGGCGACTGCGAGCACTTGCGGCCGAGCGACTCCGAGTGA
- a CDS encoding acetyl-CoA carboxylase biotin carboxylase subunit, whose amino-acid sequence MFTKVLVANRGEIAVRVMRACRDLGVRTVAVYSDADKHAGHVRYADEAYNVGPARAADSYLDHEAVIEAGRKAGADAVHPGYGFLAENAEFARKVEASDLTWIGPSADAMERLGEKTKARALMQEADVPVVPGTTEPVESADEVKEIAAQYGYPVAIKAEGGGGGRGLKVVHSEDEVEDQLETAQREGEAYFDNSSVYVEKYLESPRHIEVQILADEHGNVRHLGERDCSLQRRHQKVIEEAPSPALDADLRERIGNAARRGVREAEYTNAGTVEFLVEDGEFYFMEVNTRIQVEHTATEEVTGIDVVKWQLRVAAGEEIDFAQDDVEIEGHAIEYRINAENAADDFAPATGSLETYDPPGGPGVRIDDAVRQGDEIGGDYDSMIAKLIVAAGDREECLARSERALSEFEIRGIETIIPFHRLMVTDETFRAGEHTTKYLDEELDRERIDQAVEQWGDAGSDDTGEEDDGESDDVTEREFTVEVNGKRFEVNLEERGAPPVPDVEAVANGAGAAADAGGPSTRSRPEAAESDDEEVVVEGDGEQVTAEMQGTILAVDVEVGDEVGAGDVVCVLEAMKMENDVVTERGGTVSDVLVAEGDSVDMGDTLVVLE is encoded by the coding sequence ATGTTCACCAAGGTGCTCGTCGCTAACCGCGGAGAGATCGCCGTGCGGGTGATGCGGGCCTGCCGCGACCTGGGCGTGCGGACCGTCGCGGTGTACAGCGACGCCGACAAGCACGCGGGACACGTGCGCTACGCCGACGAGGCGTACAACGTCGGCCCCGCGCGCGCCGCCGACTCCTACCTCGACCACGAGGCGGTCATCGAGGCCGGACGGAAGGCCGGCGCCGACGCCGTCCACCCGGGCTACGGCTTCCTCGCGGAGAACGCCGAGTTCGCCCGGAAGGTCGAAGCGAGCGACCTCACCTGGATCGGCCCCTCCGCCGACGCGATGGAGCGCCTCGGCGAGAAGACGAAGGCCCGCGCGCTGATGCAGGAGGCCGACGTGCCGGTCGTCCCGGGGACGACAGAGCCCGTCGAGTCCGCCGACGAGGTGAAGGAGATCGCCGCGCAGTACGGCTACCCCGTCGCGATCAAGGCCGAGGGCGGCGGCGGCGGCCGCGGCCTCAAGGTCGTCCACTCCGAGGACGAGGTCGAAGACCAACTGGAGACGGCCCAGCGCGAGGGCGAGGCCTACTTCGACAACTCCTCCGTCTACGTCGAGAAGTACCTCGAATCGCCGCGCCACATCGAGGTCCAGATCCTCGCGGACGAGCACGGCAACGTCCGGCACCTCGGCGAGCGCGACTGCTCGCTCCAGCGACGGCACCAGAAGGTGATCGAGGAGGCGCCGTCGCCGGCGCTCGACGCCGACCTCCGGGAGCGCATCGGCAACGCGGCCCGCCGCGGGGTCCGCGAGGCGGAGTACACCAACGCCGGCACGGTGGAGTTCCTCGTCGAAGACGGGGAGTTCTACTTCATGGAGGTCAACACGCGGATCCAGGTCGAACACACCGCGACCGAGGAGGTCACCGGCATCGACGTCGTGAAGTGGCAACTGCGGGTCGCCGCCGGCGAGGAGATCGACTTCGCACAGGACGACGTCGAGATCGAGGGCCACGCGATCGAGTACCGGATCAACGCCGAGAACGCCGCCGACGACTTCGCGCCCGCGACGGGCTCGCTGGAGACCTACGACCCGCCCGGCGGGCCGGGCGTCCGCATCGACGACGCCGTCCGCCAGGGCGACGAGATCGGCGGCGACTACGACTCGATGATCGCGAAGCTGATCGTCGCCGCGGGGGACCGCGAGGAGTGTCTCGCCCGGTCGGAACGGGCGCTCTCGGAGTTCGAGATCCGGGGGATCGAGACGATCATCCCGTTCCACCGACTGATGGTGACAGACGAGACGTTCCGGGCGGGCGAGCACACGACGAAGTACCTCGACGAGGAGCTCGATCGCGAGCGCATCGATCAGGCGGTCGAGCAGTGGGGCGATGCGGGGAGCGACGACACCGGGGAAGAGGACGACGGCGAGAGCGACGACGTCACCGAACGGGAGTTCACCGTCGAGGTCAACGGCAAGCGCTTCGAGGTGAACCTCGAAGAGCGCGGCGCGCCGCCGGTCCCGGACGTCGAGGCCGTCGCCAACGGCGCGGGAGCGGCCGCCGACGCCGGCGGGCCGTCGACCCGTTCCCGCCCGGAGGCGGCCGAGTCCGACGACGAGGAGGTCGTCGTCGAGGGCGACGGCGAGCAGGTCACCGCCGAGATGCAGGGGACGATCCTGGCCGTCGACGTCGAGGTCGGCGACGAGGTCGGCGCCGGCGACGTGGTCTGCGTCCTGGAGGCGATGAAGATGGAGAACGACGTCGTCACCGAGCGCGGCGGCACCGTCTCCGACGTCCTCGTCGCCGAGGGCGACAGCGTCGATATGGGCGACACCCTCGTCGTCCTCGAATAG
- the asd gene encoding aspartate-semialdehyde dehydrogenase, whose product MSVRVGILGATGAVGQRFIQLLDDHPTFELAAVTASEESAGKTYREAAKWRVNTPIPDDVAEMTVGATTPDDVPDDVDLLFSSLPSGAAAEVEPDFLEEGYVVSSNSSNDRMAPDVPLTIPEINPGHLDLIEVQRDERGWDGALVKNPNCSTITMVPTLAALDQFGLESVQVSTLQAVSGAGYSGVTSMEIIDNAIPHIGGEEEKMETESRKLLGTFDGTGVDLHGMDVAASCNRIPTLDGHLENVFAETEEDVSPEEAAAAMREYPSADLPSSPDQLIHVFEDLERPQPRLDRERGDGMQISAGGLQETEAGLKYNCLAHNTIRGAAGASLLNGELLVEEGWV is encoded by the coding sequence ATGTCAGTACGTGTCGGCATTCTCGGTGCGACCGGTGCGGTGGGACAGCGATTCATCCAGCTTCTCGACGACCACCCGACGTTCGAGCTCGCGGCGGTGACCGCCTCCGAGGAGAGCGCGGGCAAGACCTACCGCGAGGCGGCGAAGTGGCGCGTCAACACGCCGATCCCGGACGACGTCGCGGAAATGACCGTCGGCGCCACGACGCCCGACGACGTCCCGGACGACGTCGATCTGCTCTTCTCGTCGCTCCCGTCGGGCGCCGCCGCGGAAGTCGAACCCGACTTCCTGGAGGAAGGCTACGTTGTCTCCTCGAACTCCTCGAACGACCGGATGGCGCCCGACGTCCCGCTCACGATCCCCGAGATCAACCCCGGCCACCTCGACCTGATCGAGGTCCAGCGCGACGAGCGCGGCTGGGACGGCGCCCTCGTGAAGAACCCCAACTGCTCGACGATCACGATGGTCCCGACGCTCGCGGCACTGGACCAGTTCGGCCTGGAATCCGTCCAGGTCTCGACGCTGCAGGCCGTCTCCGGCGCGGGCTACTCCGGCGTCACCTCGATGGAGATCATCGACAACGCCATCCCGCACATCGGCGGCGAGGAGGAGAAGATGGAGACCGAATCGCGGAAGCTCCTGGGCACCTTCGACGGCACGGGCGTCGACCTCCACGGGATGGACGTCGCCGCCTCGTGCAACCGCATCCCGACGCTCGACGGCCACCTGGAGAACGTCTTCGCCGAGACCGAAGAGGACGTCTCCCCGGAGGAGGCGGCCGCGGCGATGCGGGAGTACCCGAGCGCGGACCTGCCCTCCTCGCCGGACCAGCTCATCCACGTCTTCGAGGACCTCGAACGGCCGCAGCCCCGACTCGATCGCGAGCGCGGCGACGGGATGCAGATCTCCGCCGGCGGCCTCCAGGAGACCGAGGCCGGCCTGAAGTACAACTGTCTGGCGCACAACACCATCCGCGGCGCGGCCGGCGCCTCGCTCCTCAACGGCGAACTGCTCGTCGAAGAGGGCTGGGTCTAA
- a CDS encoding redoxin domain-containing protein, producing MSDTPSEGDEAPTFTATYKGSDHETFDLADHLGDGPVVLAFFPGAFTPPCSNEMVALQERYDDFADAGATLFGVSADSSFSLGAFADEYDLAFDLVSDMSGDAIEAYGLSMEIPDLGLYGIANRAVFVLDDDGVVTYSWVAEDPTNEPDYEELLAAVEAA from the coding sequence ATGTCCGACACACCATCCGAAGGCGACGAAGCACCGACGTTCACCGCGACGTACAAGGGCAGCGACCACGAGACGTTCGACCTCGCCGACCACCTCGGCGACGGGCCCGTCGTGTTGGCCTTCTTCCCCGGCGCGTTCACGCCGCCGTGTTCGAACGAGATGGTGGCGTTGCAGGAGCGCTACGATGACTTCGCGGACGCGGGCGCGACGCTGTTCGGCGTGAGCGCCGACTCGTCGTTCTCGCTCGGGGCGTTCGCCGACGAGTACGACCTGGCGTTCGACCTCGTGAGCGATATGTCCGGCGACGCCATCGAGGCGTACGGCCTCTCGATGGAGATCCCCGACCTGGGGCTGTACGGCATCGCCAACCGCGCGGTGTTCGTCCTCGACGACGACGGCGTCGTCACCTACAGTTGGGTCGCCGAGGATCCCACGAACGAACCCGACTACGAGGAACTGCTGGCGGCCGTCGAAGCGGCCTGA
- a CDS encoding HD domain-containing protein, whose protein sequence is MTEDAVRAAFPELDAIEDPDLRAGVVDAWATAMAENGVSDLASVPWLPPTQRELSLDGEYLVDHVRDVAAGAIGLAETLLDRRGDALAIDTDVLVAGALVHDVSKLAEFDGMDDTAVYDLLGHPYYGVHVVARSGLPVELAHIVLSHTSRTAVEPATIEAEIIRRVDEVAASAIRWRATDDLRTV, encoded by the coding sequence ATGACCGAAGACGCGGTCCGAGCGGCGTTTCCCGAACTCGACGCGATCGAGGATCCGGACCTCCGCGCGGGCGTCGTCGACGCGTGGGCGACTGCGATGGCCGAAAACGGCGTTTCCGACCTCGCGTCGGTGCCGTGGCTGCCGCCGACCCAGCGCGAGCTCTCGCTTGACGGCGAGTACCTCGTCGATCACGTCCGCGACGTGGCCGCCGGCGCGATCGGCCTCGCCGAGACGCTGTTGGACCGCCGGGGCGACGCCCTCGCGATCGACACGGACGTCCTCGTCGCGGGCGCGCTCGTCCACGATGTGAGCAAGCTCGCCGAGTTCGACGGGATGGACGACACGGCGGTCTACGACCTGCTGGGACACCCCTACTACGGCGTCCACGTCGTCGCCCGAAGCGGACTCCCGGTCGAACTGGCGCACATCGTCCTTTCGCACACGAGCCGGACGGCGGTCGAGCCGGCGACGATCGAAGCCGAGATCATCAGGCGGGTCGACGAGGTGGCGGCCTCGGCGATCCGGTGGCGGGCGACCGACGACCTGCGGACGGTGTGA
- the ilvD gene encoding dihydroxy-acid dehydratase: protein MSKQEPREREDGDEEPFSSGKDPDLPSADVTEGADKAPHRAMFRAMGFDDEDLGSPMVGVANPAADITPCNVHLDDVADAAVEGVEDAGGMPIEFGTITISDAISMGTEGMKASLISREVIADSVELVAFGERMDALVTVAGCDKNLPGMMMASIRTDLPSVFLYGGSIMPGEHDGRDVTIQNVFEGVGTYAEGEMSADELDDLERHACPGAGSCGGMFTANTMASISEALGMAPLGTADAPAESPERYDVARRSGEAVLNAVENDIRPSDILTKESFENAIALQVAIGGSTNAVLHLLALAAEAGIDLSIEEFDEISRRTPKIANLQPGGTKTMNDLHEEGGVPVVIRRLLDAGLFHGDAMTVTGRTIEEELDELDLPNDDEIEGDFIYTVDEPYQEEGAIKILTGNLAPDGAVLKVTGDDKFHHQGPARVFENEEAAMEYVQEGHIESGDVIVIRNEGPQGGPGMREMLGVTAAVVGQGHEDDVALLTDGRFSGATRGPMVGHVAPEAAVGGAIGLVEDGDEITVDIPERELSVDLSEEELDARKEEWEPAEPAYTSGVLAKYGNDFGSAANGAVTNPGAKER, encoded by the coding sequence ATGAGCAAGCAGGAACCACGCGAACGCGAGGACGGCGACGAGGAGCCGTTCTCCAGCGGGAAGGACCCCGACCTCCCCAGCGCGGACGTCACCGAGGGAGCCGACAAGGCCCCGCACCGGGCGATGTTCCGCGCGATGGGCTTCGACGACGAGGACCTCGGCTCGCCGATGGTCGGCGTCGCCAACCCGGCGGCCGACATCACGCCGTGTAACGTCCACCTCGACGACGTCGCCGACGCGGCCGTCGAGGGCGTCGAGGACGCCGGCGGGATGCCGATCGAGTTCGGGACGATCACGATCTCGGACGCCATCTCGATGGGCACCGAGGGGATGAAGGCCTCGCTGATCTCCCGGGAGGTCATCGCCGACTCCGTCGAGCTCGTCGCCTTCGGCGAGCGGATGGACGCCCTCGTCACGGTTGCGGGCTGCGACAAGAACCTCCCCGGGATGATGATGGCCTCGATCCGGACCGACCTGCCCTCGGTGTTCCTCTACGGCGGGTCGATTATGCCCGGCGAGCACGACGGCCGCGACGTCACCATCCAGAACGTCTTCGAGGGCGTCGGCACCTACGCCGAGGGCGAGATGAGCGCCGACGAACTCGACGACTTAGAGCGGCACGCCTGCCCCGGCGCGGGCTCCTGCGGCGGGATGTTCACCGCCAACACGATGGCCTCCATCTCGGAGGCCCTCGGGATGGCGCCGCTCGGCACCGCCGACGCGCCCGCCGAGTCGCCGGAGCGCTACGACGTCGCGCGCCGCTCGGGCGAAGCGGTCCTCAACGCCGTCGAGAACGACATCCGCCCCTCCGACATCCTCACGAAGGAGTCCTTCGAGAACGCCATCGCGCTCCAGGTCGCGATCGGCGGCTCGACCAACGCGGTCCTGCACCTGCTCGCGCTCGCCGCGGAGGCCGGCATCGACCTCTCGATCGAGGAGTTCGACGAGATCTCCCGCCGGACGCCGAAGATCGCGAACCTCCAGCCCGGCGGCACGAAGACGATGAACGACCTCCACGAGGAGGGCGGCGTCCCGGTCGTGATCCGGCGCCTCCTCGACGCGGGGCTGTTCCACGGCGACGCGATGACCGTCACCGGCCGGACGATCGAGGAGGAACTCGACGAACTGGACCTCCCGAACGACGACGAGATCGAGGGCGACTTCATCTACACCGTCGACGAACCCTACCAGGAGGAGGGCGCGATCAAGATCCTCACCGGCAACCTCGCGCCCGACGGGGCGGTCCTGAAGGTCACCGGCGACGACAAATTCCACCACCAGGGCCCCGCGCGCGTCTTCGAGAACGAGGAGGCGGCGATGGAGTACGTCCAGGAGGGCCACATCGAGTCGGGCGACGTCATCGTCATCCGCAACGAGGGCCCGCAGGGCGGTCCCGGGATGCGCGAGATGCTCGGCGTCACCGCGGCCGTGGTGGGCCAGGGCCACGAGGACGACGTCGCGCTCCTGACCGACGGCCGCTTCTCCGGGGCGACCCGCGGCCCGATGGTCGGCCACGTCGCGCCGGAGGCCGCCGTCGGCGGCGCGATCGGCCTCGTCGAAGACGGCGACGAGATCACCGTCGACATCCCCGAGCGGGAGCTCTCTGTCGACCTCTCGGAGGAAGAACTCGACGCCCGGAAGGAAGAGTGGGAGCCCGCGGAGCCGGCGTACACCTCCGGCGTGCTCGCGAAGTACGGCAACGACTTCGGCTCGGCGGCGAACGGCGCCGTGACGAACCCCGGCGCGAAAGAACGCTAG
- a CDS encoding MogA/MoaB family molybdenum cofactor biosynthesis protein, translated as MSDHDSDHDHGDDHSHDHGDGHDHHDHDHDHDGHHAHDVGTLQAAVVTISTSRSLEDDPAGDVIEAAFEAEGHDVAVREVVEDDFDAVQSTVDRLVDREDVDVAVTTGGTGVTPDDVTVEAVGDLFAKSLPGFGELFRRRSEAEIGTRIVGTRATAGVVQGVPVFCLPGSENAARLGSEEIIVPEAPHLAGLATRDGDGDEN; from the coding sequence ATGAGCGATCACGATTCGGATCACGACCACGGGGACGACCACAGCCACGATCACGGAGACGGACACGATCACCACGACCACGACCACGACCACGACGGCCACCACGCCCACGACGTCGGCACGCTGCAGGCGGCGGTGGTCACGATATCGACCTCGCGGTCGCTGGAGGACGACCCCGCCGGCGACGTGATCGAGGCGGCGTTCGAGGCCGAGGGCCACGACGTCGCCGTCCGCGAGGTCGTCGAGGACGACTTCGACGCCGTGCAGTCGACCGTGGACCGCCTCGTCGACCGCGAGGACGTCGACGTCGCGGTGACGACCGGCGGGACCGGCGTGACGCCCGACGACGTGACCGTCGAGGCGGTCGGGGACCTCTTCGCGAAGTCGCTCCCGGGGTTCGGGGAGCTGTTCCGACGGCGCTCGGAGGCCGAAATCGGGACCCGGATCGTCGGGACGCGGGCGACCGCGGGCGTCGTCCAGGGGGTCCCCGTGTTCTGTCTGCCGGGGAGCGAGAACGCCGCGCGGCTCGGCAGCGAGGAGATCATCGTCCCCGAGGCGCCCCACCTCGCGGGGTTGGCGACGCGGGACGGGGACGGAGACGAGAACTGA
- a CDS encoding 50S ribosomal protein L37e has product MTGAGTPSQGKKNKTTHVKCRRCGEKSYHVKKKVCSSCGFGKSAKRRDYEWQSKAGDN; this is encoded by the coding sequence ATGACGGGCGCAGGCACCCCGAGTCAAGGTAAGAAGAACAAGACGACGCACGTCAAATGCCGACGCTGCGGCGAGAAGTCCTACCACGTGAAGAAGAAGGTCTGTTCGTCGTGCGGCTTCGGGAAGTCCGCGAAGCGCCGCGACTACGAGTGGCAGTCGAAGGCCGGCGACAACTGA
- a CDS encoding LSM domain-containing protein, translating to MSGRPLDVLEAALEDVVTITLKDGTAYYGTLAGYDQHMNAVLEPATDVDDAVQAELEVTAVEDTTIIRGDNVVTIQT from the coding sequence ATGAGCGGACGACCCCTCGACGTTCTCGAAGCCGCGCTCGAAGATGTCGTCACGATCACGCTGAAGGACGGCACGGCGTACTACGGCACGCTCGCCGGATACGACCAGCACATGAACGCCGTCCTCGAGCCGGCGACCGACGTCGACGACGCCGTCCAGGCCGAACTGGAGGTCACAGCGGTCGAAGACACAACGATTATACGCGGCGACAACGTCGTGACGATACAAACATGA
- a CDS encoding sensor histidine kinase — protein sequence MDRDGVFTRGDVGAFEQLPLLAVRTVVDDRGIERIEECNDAFVRRLDLSSDELTGRPLRSVYASETTPDTGPENGPWSTRSDGGDSWRWSSAPAADESSNFEGATARDREPLADSSAGADPTDGSQSDRADWRHERWVSHLGASTVEHCLVGADGRLIHTLVEGVPRRDARGRVLLHIDVTRRKHRERQADVLNRLMRHNVRNDLNLLRGHARTLAEHDDEEVAASAEVIDRIADRWIGLAEKARQIERLFDEDAGGTVTLEHLTNAVRTSVTRDWPESTVRASIEVDPALSVSERLHPAVVELCENGIKHADCQVVTVTISASNAAGYVDVRIADRGPGIPDHERVALFEEEETPLRHGSGLGFWIVRFIIRQLGGAISVGDDDYAGGVVVLSVPLVEEEARRS from the coding sequence ATGGATCGTGACGGGGTGTTCACGAGGGGGGACGTGGGGGCGTTCGAGCAACTCCCGTTGCTGGCGGTTCGGACCGTCGTCGACGATCGGGGCATAGAGCGCATCGAAGAGTGCAACGACGCGTTCGTCCGCCGGCTCGATCTGTCGTCCGACGAACTCACCGGCCGGCCGCTGCGTTCGGTCTACGCGTCCGAGACCACGCCCGACACCGGGCCCGAGAACGGCCCGTGGTCGACCCGGTCCGACGGCGGCGACTCCTGGCGGTGGAGTTCCGCCCCGGCGGCGGACGAGTCCTCGAATTTCGAGGGCGCGACCGCACGCGATAGGGAACCGTTGGCCGATTCGTCGGCCGGCGCCGACCCGACGGACGGGTCGCAGTCGGACCGAGCCGACTGGCGTCACGAACGCTGGGTCTCGCACCTGGGCGCTTCGACCGTCGAACACTGTCTCGTGGGTGCCGACGGCCGCCTGATACACACCTTGGTCGAGGGCGTGCCCCGACGCGACGCCCGCGGCCGCGTCCTTCTCCACATCGACGTCACGCGTCGGAAGCACCGGGAGCGGCAGGCCGACGTCCTCAATCGACTGATGCGCCACAACGTCCGCAACGATCTGAATCTCTTGCGCGGGCACGCGCGAACCCTCGCCGAGCACGACGACGAGGAGGTCGCCGCCTCCGCGGAGGTGATCGACCGCATCGCCGACCGGTGGATCGGCCTCGCGGAGAAGGCCCGACAGATCGAGCGCCTGTTCGACGAGGACGCCGGGGGGACGGTGACCCTGGAACACCTCACGAACGCGGTCCGGACGTCCGTGACGCGGGACTGGCCCGAGAGCACCGTCCGGGCCTCGATCGAGGTCGACCCGGCGCTTTCGGTCTCCGAGCGCCTCCACCCCGCGGTCGTCGAACTCTGCGAGAACGGGATCAAGCACGCGGACTGCCAGGTCGTGACGGTCACGATCTCGGCCAGCAACGCGGCGGGCTACGTCGACGTCCGGATCGCCGACCGCGGGCCCGGGATTCCGGACCACGAGCGCGTCGCCCTCTTCGAGGAGGAGGAGACGCCGCTCCGCCACGGGAGCGGGCTGGGCTTTTGGATCGTCCGGTTCATCATCCGGCAGCTCGGCGGAGCGATCTCGGTCGGCGACGACGACTACGCCGGCGGCGTGGTGGTGCTCTCGGTCCCGCTCGTCGAAGAAGAGGCTCGTCGTAGCTGA
- a CDS encoding RNase J family beta-CASP ribonuclease: MEIEIATIGGYEEVGRQMTAVRAGDDVVIFDMGLNLSQVLIHDNVETEKMHSLDLIDMGAIPDDRVMSDLEGDVQAIVPTHGHLDHIGAISKLAHRYNAPVVASPFTIELVKQQVEGETKFSESFNNDLVKMEAGETMSIGDSGNVELEFVHVTHSIIDAINPVLHTPEGAIVYGLDKRMDHSPVLEDPIDMERFREIGREDNGVLCYIEDCTNAGRKGRTPSESHARSHLEDTIRSIEDYDGGIVATTFSSHVSRVSSIVEFAKDIGRQPVLLGRSMEKYSGTAERLGFVDFPDDVGMYGHRKSVDRTFKRIMKEGKENYLPIVTGHQGEPRAMLTRMGRGETPYEIEDGDKVIFSARVIPEPTNEGQRYQSERLLKMQGARIYDEIHVSGHLREEGHYQMIDALQPQHIIPAHQNLEGLAPYVDLAESQGYAMGRDLHVTRNGNMIQLVE, encoded by the coding sequence ATGGAAATCGAAATTGCGACAATCGGCGGATACGAAGAGGTCGGTCGACAGATGACGGCCGTTCGCGCGGGCGACGACGTCGTCATCTTCGATATGGGCCTGAACCTCAGTCAGGTCCTGATCCACGACAACGTGGAGACCGAAAAGATGCACAGCCTCGATCTGATCGACATGGGCGCCATCCCGGACGACCGGGTGATGTCCGACCTCGAGGGCGACGTGCAGGCCATCGTGCCGACGCACGGTCACCTCGACCACATCGGTGCCATCTCGAAGCTCGCGCACCGGTACAACGCGCCGGTCGTGGCTTCGCCCTTCACGATCGAGCTGGTGAAACAGCAGGTCGAAGGCGAGACGAAGTTCTCCGAGAGCTTCAACAACGACCTCGTGAAGATGGAGGCCGGCGAGACGATGTCGATCGGCGACTCCGGCAACGTCGAACTCGAGTTCGTCCACGTGACCCACTCGATCATCGACGCGATCAACCCCGTCCTCCACACGCCCGAGGGCGCGATCGTCTACGGCCTCGACAAGCGGATGGACCACTCGCCGGTCCTGGAGGACCCGATCGATATGGAGCGGTTCCGCGAGATCGGCCGCGAGGACAACGGCGTCCTCTGTTACATCGAAGACTGCACCAACGCGGGCCGGAAGGGCCGGACGCCCTCGGAGTCCCACGCGCGCTCGCACCTCGAAGACACGATCCGCTCCATCGAGGACTACGACGGCGGCATCGTCGCCACGACGTTCTCCTCGCACGTCTCGCGGGTCTCCTCGATCGTCGAGTTCGCCAAGGACATCGGGCGCCAGCCCGTGCTCCTCGGCCGCTCGATGGAGAAGTACTCCGGGACGGCCGAGCGGCTCGGCTTCGTCGACTTCCCCGACGACGTCGGGATGTACGGCCATCGCAAGTCCGTCGACCGGACGTTCAAGCGGATCATGAAGGAGGGCAAGGAGAACTACCTGCCCATCGTGACCGGCCACCAGGGCGAGCCGCGCGCGATGCTCACCCGGATGGGTCGCGGCGAGACCCCCTACGAGATCGAGGACGGCGACAAGGTCATCTTCTCGGCGCGGGTCATCCCCGAGCCGACCAACGAGGGCCAGCGCTACCAGTCCGAGCGCCTCCTGAAGATGCAGGGCGCCCGCATCTACGACGAGATCCACGTCTCGGGCCACCTACGCGAGGAGGGCCACTACCAGATGATCGACGCGCTCCAGCCCCAGCACATCATCCCGGCTCACCAGAACCTCGAGGGGCTGGCGCCCTACGTCGACCTCGCGGAGTCGCAGGGCTACGCGATGGGGCGGGACCTGCACGTCACGCGGAACGGCAATATGATCCAGCTGGTGGAGTGA